One stretch of Bordetella avium DNA includes these proteins:
- the dsbG gene encoding thiol:disulfide interchange protein DsbG has product MFSWPSPHSLRHSLIAGLMLLSAGSYAQATEQPAVLKALEGQGLVVMQEFKVGGGLRAFAAVAGDQPVAIYVTSDGNAILGTRLDSKGESLDDETLEKLAAKPISDKTWAQLEAAKWVRDGSANAPRVIYTFSDANCPYCHRFWEAARPWVDAGKVQLRHIMVGVIRQDSPGKAAAILEASDPSAALVENELNFDKGGIKPLAKISDSVRRTLEDNRLLMLDMGFRGTPGIVIKDDTGLVQKIRGMPQAASFEEVFGPR; this is encoded by the coding sequence ATGTTCTCGTGGCCTTCGCCCCATTCCCTGCGTCATTCTCTTATTGCCGGCCTTATGCTTCTGTCTGCGGGCAGCTATGCTCAGGCCACAGAACAGCCCGCCGTCCTGAAGGCGCTGGAGGGCCAGGGGCTGGTTGTCATGCAGGAGTTCAAGGTGGGCGGCGGCTTGCGGGCATTTGCCGCCGTTGCCGGCGATCAGCCGGTTGCCATCTATGTCACCAGCGATGGCAATGCCATTCTTGGCACGCGCCTCGACAGCAAGGGTGAGTCGCTGGACGACGAAACCCTGGAAAAGCTGGCCGCCAAACCCATCAGCGACAAAACCTGGGCGCAGCTGGAGGCCGCCAAGTGGGTGCGTGATGGCAGCGCCAACGCGCCGCGCGTGATCTACACTTTCAGCGATGCCAATTGCCCGTATTGCCATCGTTTCTGGGAGGCGGCGCGTCCCTGGGTTGATGCTGGCAAGGTGCAGTTGCGGCACATTATGGTCGGCGTGATCCGCCAAGACAGCCCGGGCAAGGCGGCGGCGATTCTCGAGGCCTCCGATCCTTCGGCTGCGCTCGTCGAAAACGAGTTGAATTTCGACAAGGGTGGCATCAAGCCCCTGGCCAAAATTTCAGACAGCGTGCGCAGAACCCTTGAGGACAATCGCCTGTTGATGCTGGATATGGGCTTTCGCGGCACGCCCGGTATCGTGATCAAGGATGACACGGGGTTGGTTCAGAAGATACGTGGCATGCCGCAGGCCGCTTCCTTTGAAGAGGTGTTCGGGCCGCGTTAA